The genomic segment AAATATAGAGGGAGGATTTTGAGAATATTTAAAACTTCAGGGAGTTAGGTTTCAGAATGTTGTTATTAAATATTTAATTTCTTTTCTAACTTTTGCAAATTATCCTTAACTATAGTGTTATTGCAATTAATGCTTAACGCTTCTTCAAAGAATTTTTTAGCATAGGAGTATTCTCTATGTTCTGCACATAAAACCCCTGCATTGTTTAATATAACATCATCTTTCCCATAGTATTTTAGCCCATTATATATCAATTCTATAGCAGTGCTATTATCATTATTCCTGAAACAGTCTCTTGCTTTTGCCCATTGTATTTGAAGCCATATCAATGATGCAGACTGCCCCTTAATGTTGTTTTCTTTTATATATTTCCATTTGTATTTTTGCCAGTAAATTTCTGATTTGGGGACCACCTCATTTTCTCTTTGATAGCGATAAATAATACCTGCGGGAACCCATGTCCCTTTCTGTTTTGAAATAACTTTTATTTTATTTTCGGAATAAATAGGTCTGTCGGTATTATCTATCAGCCAACCAATCAATTCATTTTCATATCTACCTTTTGGGAAAGGTGCATATTTTGACCATTGTTTCCTATCCATTTTTTCAAATAATTCAGGGCTTAAATAACCATAAACTCTTGCTAATGTAATGTCCTTTCGAACACCTTCAACTTTTTGAAGATAAATTAATGGAAAACTTGCGTGGTCTGTATAAGGAATATAAATAGCATTAGGACTTAAAGAATTAAGGATATTTTCTCCAAATTCATGGGCAAACCAAAACTGTGAATAATCATTTACTTTATAATTTTTATACAGCGGAACAAAGGGAAGTAATAATATAAACAAAGAGGCAGTATAAATATAATATTTATTCTTTGAATAAGAAATTAACCCATCCATAACCCATGCTAACATAATCCCTAATGATAAACAATAACACAAATAAACAGGAATTCCAAAGACAGACATAACTTCTAACCACTCAATATCAAAATTAAAATTCTGAACCAGAATAGCTACAAAGCCTGTAGAAAAACCTAAAGAGAATAAGAGTAAACTCCATGCACGATGTTTAAAAAATATAAAGAAAAAGGATAATAGGGATAAGAAAAATAAAAGAGGAGAACCGAACTGAGAAAGTCCCATACCAAAGAAAACCTCACATTGTCTTAATAATCTGGGGAGACTTCTTGGATATTGTGTCAACATAAATGAATATTGTTTACGAGTTATTAAATTAAATAAATTAGTAAAATTCTCTGGATTACCCCAGTCTATCGGAGGGTTGGCTAAAGAACGGATGTAAAGATAGGAACAGACCAAACACCATGAGAATAAAATAATAATTATGCATAAGGAATATATTTTTATATATTGAAGGTTATTGGGATTTGTAAAAATAATAAAGGCTATCAAAAAAGGACCCACAACAAACATTGTATAATGATTTCCCAAACTTATTCCATAA from the Candidatus Hydrogenedens sp. genome contains:
- a CDS encoding DUF2723 domain-containing protein; its protein translation is MKKISFESIKGNRFSSIINIMLGVFVFLFSFLVYFATLAPTVTAEDSGELITASYFLGIPHPPGYPTWCLLSHPFVYIPFGSIAWRVNLSSAFFASCTVFFVFFLILRLTKNKISAFSSSLIFAFSLEFWEQSVITEVYSLNSLFIILCLYFLCLWKDTNKPKYLLWLSLIYGISLGNHYTMFVVGPFLIAFIIFTNPNNLQYIKIYSLCIIIILFSWCLVCSYLYIRSLANPPIDWGNPENFTNLFNLITRKQYSFMLTQYPRSLPRLLRQCEVFFGMGLSQFGSPLLFFLSLLSFFFIFFKHRAWSLLLFSLGFSTGFVAILVQNFNFDIEWLEVMSVFGIPVYLCYCLSLGIMLAWVMDGLISYSKNKYYIYTASLFILLLPFVPLYKNYKVNDYSQFWFAHEFGENILNSLSPNAIYIPYTDHASFPLIYLQKVEGVRKDITLARVYGYLSPELFEKMDRKQWSKYAPFPKGRYENELIGWLIDNTDRPIYSENKIKVISKQKGTWVPAGIIYRYQRENEVVPKSEIYWQKYKWKYIKENNIKGQSASLIWLQIQWAKARDCFRNNDNSTAIELIYNGLKYYGKDDVILNNAGVLCAEHREYSYAKKFFEEALSINCNNTIVKDNLQKLEKKLNI